A genomic segment from Segniliparus rotundus DSM 44985 encodes:
- a CDS encoding fatty acid desaturase family protein — translation MAISDIKEFAHLTETDIEAIGEELDAIRRDIESARGERDARYIRNTIRFQRSLELVGRLALVGSRRKGLWWLGAVSLGLAKIVENMEIGHNVMHGQWDWMNDPEIHSSTWEWDMVGVSSHWQHTHNHLHHKYTNILGLDDDIGYGTIRVTRDEPWNPAHLANLFWNTLLTLFFEWGVGMQSIVLRDKTIQKIEDPAERALAKKRRRESGEKIRRQITKDYVLFPALTGKAFRTTLTANALANVIRNIWANAVIFCGHFPDGAEKFTQADVENETRGQWYLRQMLGSANFNAGRVLGFLSGHLSHQIEHHIFPDLPSNHYHEIAVKVRALCEKYDLPYTTGAFARQYFLTWRTIAKLSLPDRFLSATSDNAPETSSELRFRVAGEPAKPKIDPATGVRQGLKSAYESTKRKARRAAARARDWESAAARTFEQHFG, via the coding sequence ATGGCGATCAGTGACATCAAAGAGTTCGCCCATCTCACCGAGACGGACATCGAGGCCATCGGCGAAGAGCTCGACGCCATCCGCCGCGATATCGAGTCGGCGCGGGGCGAACGCGACGCCCGTTACATCCGCAACACGATCCGCTTCCAGCGTTCCCTCGAACTCGTCGGCCGGCTGGCTTTGGTCGGCAGCCGGCGCAAGGGGCTCTGGTGGCTCGGGGCCGTCTCGCTCGGGCTCGCGAAGATCGTCGAGAACATGGAGATCGGCCACAACGTCATGCACGGGCAGTGGGACTGGATGAACGACCCCGAGATCCACTCCTCCACCTGGGAGTGGGACATGGTGGGCGTCTCCTCGCACTGGCAGCACACGCACAACCATTTGCACCACAAGTACACGAACATCCTCGGTCTCGACGACGACATCGGCTACGGCACGATCCGGGTGACCAGGGACGAGCCGTGGAATCCGGCCCACCTTGCCAACTTGTTCTGGAACACCCTTCTGACCTTGTTCTTCGAGTGGGGCGTGGGGATGCAGAGCATCGTGCTGCGCGACAAGACGATCCAGAAGATCGAAGACCCCGCCGAGCGGGCGCTGGCCAAAAAGCGCCGCCGCGAGTCGGGCGAGAAAATCCGCCGCCAGATCACGAAAGACTATGTGCTGTTCCCGGCGTTGACGGGCAAGGCCTTCCGCACCACGCTCACCGCGAACGCGTTGGCGAATGTGATCCGCAATATTTGGGCGAACGCGGTGATTTTCTGCGGGCACTTCCCGGACGGGGCGGAGAAGTTCACCCAAGCCGACGTGGAGAACGAGACTCGGGGCCAGTGGTATCTGCGTCAGATGCTCGGCTCGGCGAATTTCAACGCGGGCCGGGTGCTCGGTTTCCTCTCCGGCCATCTCTCCCACCAGATCGAGCACCACATCTTCCCCGATCTGCCGAGCAACCACTACCACGAGATCGCTGTGAAGGTCCGCGCGCTCTGCGAGAAGTACGACCTGCCGTACACAACGGGCGCGTTCGCCCGGCAGTATTTCTTGACGTGGCGCACGATCGCCAAGCTCTCGCTGCCGGACCGTTTTTTGAGCGCCACGAGCGACAACGCCCCGGAAACCTCCTCGGAATTGCGCTTCCGCGTCGCGGGGGAGCCCGCGAAGCCGAAGATCGATCCCGCGACCGGCGTTCGGCAAGGCCTGAAATCGGCGTACGAGTCGACGAAGCGCAAGGCTCGCCGCGCAGCCGCGCGGGCGCGGGATTGGGAATCTGCGGCGGCGCGCACTTTCGAACAACACTTCGGCTGA
- the rsgA gene encoding ribosome small subunit-dependent GTPase A: protein MKRGQDLSRYDESDVRLRPGAPNRARTKRRPEHTEAKPAMVVGIARGRQLCALEDSDILVPTVRARELGRRGVVVGDRVHLDGDVSGAADTLARIVRVDKRSSALRRTAEDDAGSPGGAVERAVVANASQLLIVVAAADPPPRMGLVRRALVAAYAEGIVPRLAITKTDLADPAEFEAGFSGLELDIQRCGTEDDLADLEGLFEDQLTVLLGHSGVGKSTLVNRLAPSANRVVGELTRIGKGKHTSTDARAFPLPRGGWIVDTPGVRSFGLGHVSPEQVLGAFCDLSEAAEDCPRGCGHLGPPADPECQLDELADQARVAAVRELMRSVGA from the coding sequence ATGAAACGAGGACAAGACCTCAGCCGTTACGACGAGTCTGACGTGCGTCTTCGACCGGGGGCCCCGAACCGTGCCCGCACCAAACGCAGGCCGGAGCACACCGAGGCGAAACCGGCGATGGTGGTCGGGATCGCCCGAGGCCGCCAGCTGTGCGCGTTGGAGGATTCCGACATCCTGGTCCCCACCGTGCGCGCCAGGGAACTGGGCCGACGCGGCGTGGTGGTCGGCGACCGCGTGCATCTCGACGGGGACGTGTCCGGGGCGGCGGACACACTGGCGCGGATCGTCCGGGTGGACAAGCGCTCGTCCGCCCTGCGCCGCACAGCTGAGGACGACGCCGGGTCCCCCGGCGGCGCGGTGGAGCGAGCCGTTGTCGCCAACGCGAGCCAACTGCTCATCGTCGTCGCGGCGGCGGACCCGCCGCCGCGGATGGGGCTCGTGCGCCGGGCTCTCGTCGCGGCCTACGCGGAAGGCATCGTCCCCAGGCTCGCGATCACCAAGACCGACCTCGCCGACCCGGCCGAGTTCGAAGCCGGGTTCTCGGGCCTTGAGCTCGACATCCAACGCTGCGGCACAGAAGACGACCTCGCCGATCTGGAAGGACTGTTCGAGGACCAGTTGACCGTGCTGCTCGGGCATTCCGGAGTCGGCAAATCCACGCTCGTGAACCGGCTCGCCCCGAGCGCGAACCGCGTGGTCGGCGAGCTGACCCGGATCGGCAAGGGCAAGCACACCTCCACCGACGCGCGCGCCTTCCCCTTGCCGCGCGGCGGTTGGATCGTGGACACCCCCGGCGTGCGCTCCTTCGGTCTGGGCCACGTCTCGCCCGAGCAAGTTTTGGGCGCGTTCTGCGACCTGTCGGAGGCGGCTGAGGACTGCCCGAGGGGGTGCGGGCACCTCGGGCCGCCCGCCGATCCAGAATGCCAGCTCGACGAGCTGGCCGACCAAGCGAGGGTCGCCGCCGTCCGAGAGCTGATGCGCAGCGTGGGAGCATAA
- a CDS encoding ferredoxin reductase → MGIRAWLEKPAQHIPARNWGVNMVRGAVARLSHPLLPDDYAQLFNPLWSARELRGQIIDVRPETADSTTLVIRPGWGFDPRFAPGQHVGVGVRIEGRWVWRSYSLTSVPAYSVKSRAMHAPLSVTVRAVPEGRLSSHLTSGVRPGTVIRLQAPAGDFHLPEPPPPKILFITAGSGITPVMSMLRHLARRDMPVQVAHVHSERTEQGVIFGQELREFGQKFLSLAFHLQITSAQGRLDEQRLSELVPDWRERQTWACGPAELLEALAAWWTAAGVPERLKTEQFALRRTGPSEGAGSGALGGVVRFARSDKEVVSDGATTILEAGESAGLVLPFGCRMGICHTCSSQLSQGTVCDLRNGNLHEEGERIQTCCTAPVGNCVIDL, encoded by the coding sequence ATGGGCATACGAGCGTGGCTTGAAAAACCTGCACAGCACATTCCGGCGCGGAACTGGGGCGTCAATATGGTCCGAGGCGCTGTGGCCCGCCTGTCCCACCCGTTGCTGCCGGATGACTACGCGCAGCTTTTCAACCCGCTGTGGTCCGCGCGCGAGCTGCGCGGCCAGATCATCGATGTGCGCCCGGAGACGGCCGATTCGACCACCCTGGTGATCCGTCCCGGCTGGGGATTCGATCCGAGGTTCGCGCCTGGCCAACACGTCGGCGTCGGTGTCCGGATCGAAGGAAGGTGGGTTTGGCGCTCCTACTCCTTGACCAGCGTCCCGGCGTACTCCGTCAAGAGCCGAGCCATGCACGCGCCGCTCTCGGTGACTGTGCGCGCGGTGCCGGAGGGCAGGCTCTCCTCGCATTTGACTTCGGGGGTTCGTCCGGGGACGGTGATCCGACTGCAAGCTCCTGCCGGGGATTTCCACCTCCCCGAGCCGCCGCCGCCCAAGATCCTCTTCATCACCGCGGGCAGCGGCATCACGCCGGTCATGTCCATGCTGCGGCACCTCGCCCGCCGAGATATGCCGGTCCAGGTGGCGCATGTGCATTCCGAGCGGACCGAACAGGGCGTCATCTTCGGCCAAGAGCTGCGTGAGTTCGGCCAAAAGTTCCTGAGCCTCGCCTTCCATCTCCAGATCACCTCCGCGCAGGGCCGCCTGGACGAGCAGCGTCTGAGCGAACTCGTCCCGGACTGGCGCGAGCGCCAGACGTGGGCCTGCGGGCCCGCGGAGCTCTTGGAGGCCCTCGCGGCGTGGTGGACCGCGGCCGGGGTGCCCGAGCGCCTGAAGACGGAGCAGTTCGCCTTGCGCCGCACCGGTCCGTCCGAGGGGGCTGGCTCCGGGGCGTTGGGCGGCGTGGTCCGGTTTGCGCGCTCGGACAAGGAGGTGGTTTCGGACGGGGCGACGACGATTCTCGAAGCTGGCGAGAGCGCGGGGCTGGTGCTTCCGTTCGGCTGCCGGATGGGCATTTGCCACACCTGCTCCAGTCAGCTCTCGCAAGGGACTGTTTGTGATCTGCGTAACGGAAATCTTCACGAGGAGGGCGAACGCATACAAACCTGTTGCACCGCCCCTGTCGGTAACTGCGTTATCGACCTATAA
- a CDS encoding DUF6912 family protein — protein sequence MRRVFVPATLGLLAQWLESGEVRPRSGTAFAVTPALREAYASGDDEELAEVALDEAALASLRLLSEEDDAPPLRVVLVLEVASATLRPDLDDAVVRVEGPVKLDAVDCLYVDLLSAKDVVARAVQAVDAADLGDCDAEHIVADAQDEPLAWYASTELSLVLHLGD from the coding sequence CTGCGCCGTGTGTTCGTGCCTGCGACGTTGGGCTTGCTCGCGCAATGGCTTGAGTCTGGCGAGGTCCGTCCCCGCTCCGGCACTGCCTTCGCGGTGACTCCCGCGTTGCGCGAGGCGTATGCGAGCGGCGACGACGAGGAACTCGCCGAGGTGGCGTTGGACGAGGCCGCGCTCGCCTCGTTGCGCCTCTTGTCCGAGGAGGACGACGCGCCCCCGCTTCGGGTGGTGTTGGTGCTCGAGGTCGCTTCGGCGACCTTGCGCCCCGACCTCGACGACGCGGTGGTGCGTGTAGAAGGCCCGGTCAAGCTCGACGCGGTCGACTGCCTCTACGTGGACTTGCTCTCGGCGAAAGACGTGGTGGCCAGGGCTGTTCAGGCGGTTGACGCGGCCGATCTGGGCGACTGCGACGCCGAGCACATCGTGGCCGACGCGCAAGACGAGCCGCTCGCGTGGTACGCGTCGACGGAACTCTCACTGGTGTTGCATTTAGGGGACTGA
- the cynS gene encoding cyanase yields MPHAQFDPTAREELALAAVEAKIQKDLTWHEIAEAAGFSTAFVTAAVLGQHALPKESAEKVAALLDLDAEETLLLQTIPLRGSIPGGVPTDPTIYRFYEMVQVYGTTLKALIHEQFGDGIISAINFRLDVQKVPDPEGGHRAVITLDGKYLPTKPF; encoded by the coding sequence ATGCCCCACGCCCAATTCGACCCCACAGCGCGCGAAGAGCTCGCCCTCGCCGCAGTCGAGGCAAAAATCCAGAAAGACCTCACCTGGCACGAGATCGCCGAAGCCGCCGGTTTCTCCACCGCTTTCGTCACCGCGGCCGTCCTCGGCCAGCACGCGCTCCCGAAAGAGTCCGCGGAGAAGGTCGCTGCGCTCCTCGACCTCGACGCAGAAGAAACCCTGCTGCTCCAGACCATCCCGCTGCGGGGGTCCATTCCCGGCGGCGTGCCGACCGACCCGACCATCTATCGGTTCTACGAAATGGTGCAGGTCTACGGCACGACGCTGAAGGCATTGATCCATGAGCAGTTCGGCGACGGCATCATCAGCGCGATCAACTTCCGGTTGGACGTGCAGAAAGTGCCGGACCCGGAAGGCGGGCACCGAGCCGTTATCACGCTCGACGGCAAATACCTGCCGACGAAACCGTTCTAG
- a CDS encoding DUF1348 family protein → MADQRPPLPPFDQNGLMTHRHASINDLPLRASERLVRWPLGRRPDHRPGLGELGP, encoded by the coding sequence ATGGCCGACCAACGCCCGCCGCTCCCCCCGTTCGATCAGAACGGCCTCATGACGCACCGGCACGCCAGCATCAACGACCTGCCCCTGCGCGCGTCCGAGCGGCTTGTGCGCTGGCCGCTCGGACGCCGCCCCGACCATCGCCCAGGACTGGGCGAGCTGGGCCCCTGA
- the secA gene encoding preprotein translocase subunit SecA: MLDRLLRIGEGRALKRLGNVVSQVNSLSDDFEKLTDAELQAKTDEFKKRHKNGESLDDLVPEAFATAREASMRVLSQRHYDVQVMGGAALHYGNIAEMKTGEGKTLTSVLPVYLNALSGDGVHVVTTNDYLAKRDAEWMGRVHRFLGLSVGAILAGGGSARRREAYQADITYGTNNEFGFDYLRDNMAHNVNDLVQRGHAFAIVDEVDSILIDEARTPLIISGPADSSSKWYIEFARIVERMKKDVHYEVDLRKRTVGVSEAGVSFVEDQLGIGNLYEAANSALVSYLNNAVKAKELFVRDKDYLVQSGEVLIVDEHTGRLLVGRRYNEGLHQAIEAKENVEVKAENQTFATITLQNYFRLYDKLAGMTGTARTEASEFQQIYKLGVVSIPTNRSMIRTDQADLIYRTQDAKFDAVVADVAERHKKGQPVLIGTTSVERSEHLSRLLKKSNVPHTVLNAKYHEQEAAIIARAGRLGAVTVATNMAGRGTDIVLGGNVDVIADEHLREQGLDPVNTPEEYEARWEPTLTEVKKKAEEEAEKVRDAGGLYVLGTERHESRRIDNQLRGRAGRQGDPGESRFYLSLGDELMRRFNQGILEFALRSGGQPDDVPLEHKLVTRAIKTAQTDIEQMNFESRKNVLKYDDVMNEQRKVIYAERRRILEGEDLGEQVQHMITDTVTAYVNGATAEGYAEDWDLGALWAALRTLYPVGISQEEAVPTDKKGHRKDVSAEELLEKVLDDARAHYKKRTEEIDAVVGEGGMAQLERMIMLQVLDRKWREHLYEMDYLKEGIGLRAMAQRDPLVEYQREGFDMFTGMLDGLKEEVVGFLFNVNVTVEPQPEAAQRPQGGEEDSAAPHGQPKPQIGGSPEPDSEPEEALTYTAPGEDGAAVVSRSPSPGELPQGTRRQRRAAARKQGR; this comes from the coding sequence TTGCTCGACAGACTGCTGCGAATCGGAGAGGGCCGCGCGCTCAAGCGCCTCGGCAACGTTGTCAGCCAGGTCAATTCGCTTTCTGACGATTTCGAGAAGCTGACCGACGCCGAGCTCCAGGCCAAGACGGACGAGTTCAAAAAGCGGCACAAGAACGGCGAGAGCCTTGACGACCTCGTGCCCGAGGCGTTCGCGACCGCGCGGGAGGCCTCGATGCGCGTGCTGTCGCAGAGGCATTACGACGTGCAGGTCATGGGCGGGGCCGCGCTGCACTACGGCAATATCGCCGAGATGAAGACGGGCGAGGGGAAGACCCTGACCTCGGTTCTGCCCGTGTACCTCAACGCGCTTTCCGGCGACGGCGTCCATGTCGTCACGACGAACGACTACCTCGCCAAGCGCGACGCCGAGTGGATGGGCCGCGTGCACCGCTTCCTCGGGTTGAGCGTCGGGGCCATTTTGGCCGGTGGCGGCTCCGCCCGCAGGCGGGAGGCCTACCAGGCGGACATCACGTACGGGACGAACAACGAGTTCGGCTTCGACTACTTGCGCGACAACATGGCGCACAATGTGAACGACTTGGTGCAGCGAGGACATGCGTTCGCCATCGTCGACGAGGTCGACTCCATCCTCATCGACGAGGCGCGCACCCCGCTCATCATCTCGGGGCCCGCCGATTCCTCGTCCAAGTGGTACATCGAATTCGCCCGGATCGTCGAGCGCATGAAGAAAGACGTGCATTACGAGGTCGATCTGCGCAAGCGCACCGTCGGGGTGTCCGAGGCCGGCGTGAGTTTCGTGGAGGACCAGCTCGGCATCGGGAATCTTTACGAGGCCGCGAACTCAGCGCTGGTCAGCTATCTCAACAACGCGGTCAAGGCGAAGGAGCTCTTCGTCCGGGACAAGGACTACCTCGTCCAGAGCGGGGAAGTGCTGATCGTCGACGAGCACACCGGCCGGCTCCTGGTGGGCAGGCGGTACAACGAAGGCTTGCACCAGGCGATCGAGGCCAAGGAGAATGTCGAGGTCAAGGCTGAGAACCAGACTTTCGCGACGATCACCCTGCAAAACTATTTCCGCCTTTACGACAAGCTCGCGGGCATGACCGGCACGGCCCGGACCGAGGCGAGCGAATTCCAGCAGATCTACAAGCTGGGCGTGGTCTCCATCCCCACGAACCGGAGCATGATCCGCACGGACCAGGCCGATCTCATCTACCGCACCCAGGACGCGAAGTTCGACGCGGTGGTGGCCGACGTCGCCGAACGGCACAAGAAGGGCCAGCCGGTGCTCATCGGCACCACGAGCGTGGAACGCTCGGAGCATCTTTCGAGGCTGCTCAAGAAGAGCAATGTGCCGCACACGGTGCTCAACGCCAAGTACCACGAGCAGGAGGCCGCCATCATTGCCCGCGCGGGCAGGCTCGGGGCGGTCACGGTGGCCACGAACATGGCGGGACGAGGCACGGACATCGTGCTCGGCGGCAACGTCGACGTGATCGCCGACGAGCATTTGCGCGAGCAGGGCCTTGACCCGGTGAACACGCCGGAGGAGTACGAGGCCCGGTGGGAGCCGACGCTCACCGAGGTCAAGAAGAAAGCCGAGGAGGAGGCCGAAAAGGTCCGTGACGCGGGCGGGCTCTACGTCCTCGGCACGGAGCGCCACGAGTCCCGGCGCATCGACAACCAGCTCCGGGGCCGCGCGGGCCGTCAGGGCGACCCAGGCGAGTCGCGCTTCTACCTCTCCCTCGGCGACGAGCTGATGCGCAGGTTCAACCAGGGCATTTTGGAGTTCGCGCTGCGCAGCGGCGGGCAGCCGGACGACGTGCCGCTCGAGCACAAACTCGTGACACGGGCGATCAAGACCGCGCAGACCGACATCGAGCAGATGAACTTCGAGAGCCGCAAAAACGTCCTCAAATACGACGACGTGATGAACGAGCAGCGCAAGGTGATCTACGCAGAACGTCGGCGGATACTTGAAGGCGAAGACCTCGGCGAACAGGTCCAGCACATGATCACCGACACGGTCACCGCCTACGTGAACGGCGCGACCGCGGAGGGCTACGCGGAGGACTGGGACCTCGGCGCGTTGTGGGCGGCGTTGCGCACGCTCTACCCGGTCGGGATCTCCCAGGAGGAAGCCGTCCCGACCGACAAGAAGGGCCATCGCAAGGATGTGAGCGCCGAGGAGCTGCTGGAGAAGGTCCTCGACGACGCCCGAGCGCACTACAAGAAGCGCACGGAAGAGATCGACGCTGTCGTCGGCGAAGGCGGGATGGCCCAGCTGGAGCGGATGATTATGCTGCAAGTGCTCGACCGCAAATGGCGCGAGCACCTCTACGAGATGGACTACCTGAAGGAAGGCATCGGCCTGCGCGCGATGGCGCAGCGCGACCCGCTGGTCGAATATCAGCGCGAAGGCTTCGACATGTTCACCGGCATGCTCGACGGCCTGAAGGAAGAGGTGGTGGGTTTCCTCTTCAACGTGAACGTCACCGTTGAGCCGCAGCCCGAGGCGGCCCAGCGGCCCCAGGGCGGGGAAGAGGACTCCGCAGCGCCGCACGGGCAACCGAAGCCCCAGATCGGCGGCTCCCCTGAGCCTGATTCCGAGCCGGAGGAGGCGCTCACCTACACGGCTCCCGGCGAGGACGGCGCTGCTGTGGTCAGTCGCAGCCCTTCGCCTGGCGAACTGCCGCAGGGCACCCGGCGCCAGCGCCGGGCGGCGGCACGGAAGCAGGGGCGGTGA
- a CDS encoding sigma-70 family RNA polymerase sigma factor, with translation MPVKDSAEEPLSRSSQSQAELSRRFEQEAMPLLDKLYWAAMRMTHNPQDAEDLVQETYIKAFGAFHTFAEGTNLSAWLHRILTNTYINSYRKRQRQPSQYPTDEITDWQLADVASHDSVGLRSAEVEALDGLPDTEIMKALQSLPEDFRMVVYYADVEGFPYREIADILEIPIGTVMSRLHRGRKQLRSQLEGLAAEYGIGPEARRNGRGHSAVENENEEVAS, from the coding sequence ATGCCTGTGAAGGATTCGGCAGAGGAGCCCCTGTCGCGTTCCAGCCAGTCCCAAGCCGAGCTCAGCCGCCGTTTCGAGCAGGAGGCAATGCCGCTGCTCGACAAACTGTACTGGGCCGCGATGCGGATGACGCACAACCCGCAGGACGCTGAGGATCTGGTGCAAGAGACGTACATCAAGGCTTTCGGCGCGTTCCACACCTTCGCCGAGGGGACGAACCTCTCCGCGTGGCTGCACCGCATCCTCACGAACACCTACATCAACTCCTATCGCAAGCGCCAACGCCAGCCTTCCCAATACCCGACGGATGAGATCACCGACTGGCAGCTCGCGGACGTGGCGAGCCACGACTCGGTCGGACTGCGCTCGGCGGAGGTCGAGGCGCTGGACGGTCTGCCCGACACGGAGATCATGAAGGCGTTGCAGTCGTTGCCGGAGGATTTCCGAATGGTCGTGTACTACGCGGATGTCGAGGGTTTCCCGTATCGGGAGATAGCCGACATCCTGGAAATCCCAATCGGAACGGTCATGTCCCGGTTGCATCGAGGCAGGAAGCAGCTGCGCAGCCAGCTCGAAGGCCTCGCCGCCGAATACGGCATCGGCCCCGAAGCTCGCCGCAACGGGCGTGGCCACAGCGCAGTCGAGAATGAAAACGAAGAGGTGGCAAGTTGA
- a CDS encoding fatty acid desaturase family protein, which translates to MAISDIKEFAHLTETDVEAIGEEFDAIRRDIESSLGARDSRYIYNTIRFQRSMELAGRIVLFGSRTPVLWWLGAVALGVAKIVENMEIGHNVMHGQWDWMNDPEVHSSQWEWDNTSPAAHWKHQHNYLHHKYTNIVGLDEDVGYGVVRVTRDEPWKPSHLGNLLWNTLLASLFEFGVALQHISPSAAANMEAKPPSWYASAEGKRKVGEVAKKIAKQIGKDYLLFPALTGPAFKSTLRANFVANLIRNFWSNAVIFCGHFPDGAEKFTAAEIERETQGQWYLRQMLGSANFTAGPLMRFMSGNLCHQIEHHLYPDIPSNRLYEISKRVREICAKYDLPYTTGSFPRQYFLTWRTIAKLSLPDRFLSATSDNAPETSSELRFRGLDEPARSASGGRLGLNTAYGMTRPAWQKRLIRTVRRLPGLAPAHPVLAS; encoded by the coding sequence ATGGCGATCAGCGACATCAAAGAATTCGCGCATCTCACCGAGACGGATGTCGAGGCCATTGGCGAGGAGTTCGACGCCATCAGGCGCGACATCGAGAGTTCGCTCGGCGCGCGGGACTCGCGCTACATCTACAACACGATCCGTTTCCAACGTTCGATGGAGCTTGCCGGCAGGATCGTGTTGTTCGGCAGCCGCACGCCCGTGTTGTGGTGGCTCGGGGCCGTCGCACTGGGCGTCGCGAAGATCGTCGAGAACATGGAGATCGGCCACAACGTCATGCACGGGCAGTGGGACTGGATGAACGACCCCGAGGTCCACTCCTCGCAGTGGGAATGGGACAACACCTCGCCAGCCGCCCATTGGAAGCACCAGCACAACTATTTGCACCACAAGTACACGAACATCGTCGGCCTTGACGAGGACGTCGGCTACGGCGTGGTCCGGGTGACCAGGGACGAGCCGTGGAAGCCGAGCCACCTCGGCAACCTGCTGTGGAACACCCTTCTGGCTTCGCTCTTCGAGTTCGGCGTCGCGTTGCAGCACATCAGCCCGAGCGCCGCCGCGAACATGGAGGCCAAGCCGCCCAGCTGGTACGCCTCTGCGGAGGGCAAGCGGAAAGTCGGCGAGGTCGCCAAGAAGATCGCCAAACAAATCGGCAAGGACTACCTGCTGTTCCCCGCGCTCACCGGCCCGGCGTTCAAATCGACCCTGCGGGCCAACTTCGTGGCCAATCTGATCCGCAATTTCTGGTCGAACGCGGTGATTTTCTGCGGGCACTTCCCAGACGGGGCGGAGAAGTTCACCGCCGCCGAGATCGAGCGCGAGACCCAAGGCCAGTGGTATCTGCGCCAGATGCTCGGCTCGGCCAACTTCACCGCCGGCCCGCTCATGCGCTTCATGTCGGGCAACCTGTGCCACCAGATCGAGCACCACCTGTACCCGGACATACCGAGCAACCGGCTCTATGAAATCTCCAAACGAGTGCGGGAGATCTGCGCCAAATATGACCTGCCGTACACGACCGGCTCGTTCCCCAGGCAGTACTTCTTGACGTGGCGCACGATCGCCAAGCTCTCGCTGCCGGACCGCTTTTTGAGCGCCACGAGCGACAACGCGCCGGAGACCTCCTCCGAGTTGCGCTTCCGAGGGCTCGACGAACCGGCGAGATCGGCCTCCGGCGGGCGGCTCGGCCTGAACACCGCGTACGGCATGACGCGGCCCGCGTGGCAGAAACGGCTCATCCGCACGGTCCGGCGTCTTCCTGGGCTCGCGCCCGCGCACCCGGTGTTGGCCAGTTGA
- the aroA gene encoding 3-phosphoshikimate 1-carboxyvinyltransferase produces the protein MSFWDAPAVRGPLDAVVVVPGSKSITNRALVLAALARTPSRIFGALRSRDTDLMLDALRQLGAGVEIGDDGTTVDVAPAPLRGGSVDVGLAGTVMRFLPPVAALAEGPVRFDGDEQARARPLGTILNALRDLGVTVDGDGLPFTVRGAGAVRGGEVAIDASASSQFVSGLLLSGARYDEGLAVRHVGGPLPSAPHIDMTVEMLAASGVRVEQPERHMWRIPPASFSGREWHVEPDLSNAGPFLAAAAVAGGQVRVPSWPQSTTQAGDQIRHILASMGATVRWEDGWLTVNGSGELTGIDIDLGEIGELTPTVAALAALASSPSSLRGITHLRGHETDRLAALSSQINALGGHCVELDDGLSITPKALRGGPWKAFADHRMATAGAIIGLKIPGVRVDDVDCTSKTLPGFADLWAQMCATASDGA, from the coding sequence GTGAGTTTTTGGGACGCCCCCGCGGTCCGCGGTCCGCTCGACGCGGTGGTGGTCGTGCCTGGCTCCAAATCGATCACCAACCGGGCGCTGGTGCTCGCCGCGCTCGCCCGGACCCCGTCCCGGATCTTCGGCGCGTTGCGCAGCCGTGACACCGACCTCATGCTCGACGCGCTGCGACAGCTGGGCGCCGGCGTCGAGATCGGGGACGACGGGACGACGGTGGACGTCGCCCCTGCCCCCCTGCGCGGAGGGTCCGTCGACGTCGGCCTGGCCGGCACGGTCATGCGGTTCCTGCCGCCAGTGGCGGCGCTGGCCGAGGGCCCGGTCCGCTTCGACGGGGACGAGCAGGCCCGCGCGCGTCCGCTCGGCACAATCCTGAACGCCTTGCGCGACCTTGGTGTGACTGTGGACGGCGACGGGCTGCCGTTCACCGTCCGGGGCGCGGGCGCAGTCCGGGGCGGCGAAGTAGCCATCGACGCCTCGGCTTCTTCGCAATTCGTCTCGGGCCTCTTGCTCTCCGGAGCCCGGTACGACGAGGGGCTCGCCGTCCGACACGTCGGCGGCCCGCTGCCCTCCGCGCCGCACATCGACATGACCGTCGAGATGCTTGCGGCGTCCGGAGTGCGCGTGGAACAACCCGAACGGCATATGTGGCGGATCCCGCCCGCGTCCTTCAGCGGACGGGAATGGCATGTGGAACCCGATCTCTCCAACGCGGGCCCGTTCCTCGCCGCGGCAGCAGTGGCCGGTGGCCAGGTCCGAGTCCCGAGCTGGCCTCAGTCCACCACGCAAGCGGGCGACCAGATCCGGCACATCCTCGCCAGCATGGGCGCGACCGTGCGGTGGGAAGACGGGTGGCTCACCGTGAACGGCAGCGGCGAGCTCACCGGGATCGACATCGACCTTGGCGAGATCGGCGAACTCACCCCGACTGTGGCCGCGCTCGCCGCGCTCGCCTCCTCCCCCTCTTCGTTGCGGGGGATCACGCACTTGCGCGGCCATGAGACCGACCGGCTCGCAGCGCTGTCCTCACAGATCAACGCGCTGGGCGGGCACTGCGTCGAACTCGACGACGGACTGTCGATCACCCCAAAAGCGCTCCGGGGCGGGCCGTGGAAAGCCTTCGCCGACCACCGCATGGCCACTGCGGGCGCGATCATCGGACTGAAAATCCCCGGCGTGCGGGTGGACGATGTGGACTGCACGAGCAAGACGCTGCCCGGATTCGCCGACCTCTGGGCCCAGATGTGCGCGACCGCATCGGACGGTGCATGA